The following coding sequences lie in one Silene latifolia isolate original U9 population chromosome 5, ASM4854445v1, whole genome shotgun sequence genomic window:
- the LOC141656286 gene encoding pentatricopeptide repeat-containing protein At3g14580, mitochondrial, with product MTLSHRTFQTILRSKSLNHSKLNLKFNHKYVSSTPSYSSSNYTLPNQAPNIQKLYHKDWLSPNEVVNIFNTLQPNSVLSVFDHVSRRKDYKPNEALYNVIITKLAQDNNFTAIDDIMKIIKTQKSLHLSDEFFHDLIKVYGNVGGLINRAIETLFDMPNYHCWPSVKTFNLVLNLLVSSKSFDLVHEVFMGAAKLGVEIDACSLNILIKGLCERGLLDDALQVFDEFPQQGCKPSKMTYSTIMNCMCKKGDVDGAFELLGRMEKDGVSPDAVTFNVLVSGLQKQGRVTEAMELLDKMSFSGCKPNKGTYQEVLYGLLKEKRFLEAKDFVQRMRSKALIPSFASYKELIEGLSEEKLIGDVEWVLKSMVLVGFVPKMGMWRNVLHKVFSRHDTSTVVSLSKIVKE from the coding sequence ATGACACTATCTCACCGCACTTTTCAAACAATCCTTCGATCAAAATCCCTAAATCACTCAAAATTAAACCTAAAATTCAATCACAAATATGTTTCTTCAACCCCATCATATTCTTCTTCAAATTATACTTTACCAAATCAAGCTCCCAACATTCAAAAATTGTACCATAAAGATTGGTTATCCCCAAATGAAGTTGTCAATATCTTCAATACATTACAACCCAATTCAGTTCTTTCTGTGTTTGATCACGTTTCGAGGCGAAAAGACTATAAACCCAATGAAGCTCTCTACAATGTTATCATAACAAAGTTAGCTCAAGATAACAATTTTACTGCAATTGATGATATCAtgaaaataatcaaaacccagaAAAGTTTGCATCTTTCTGATGAGTTTTTTCATGATTTGATCAAGGTTTATGGTAATGTAGGCGGTTTAATTAACCGCGCAATTGAGACTCTTTTTGATATGCCGAATTATCATTGTTGGCCTTCAGTGAAAACCTTTAATTTAGTGTTGAATTTGCTTGTTTCGTCGAAAAGTTTTGATCTTGTTCATGAGGTTTTTATGGGTGCTGCTAAATTGGGTGTTGAAATTGATGCTTGTTCTTTGAATATTTTGATCAAAGGGTTATGTGAACGTGGGCTTTTAGATGATGCACTCCAAGTGTTCGATGAATTTCCGCAACAAGGGTGTAAACCTAGTAAAATGACTTACTCTACTATAATGAATTGTATGTGCAAAAAGGGTGATGTAGATGGTGCATTTGAGTTGCTTGGTAGGATGGAGAAAGACGGGGTGTCACCCGATGCTGTCACCTTTAATGTCTTGGTGTCGGGATTGCAGAAACAAGGGAGAGTTACTGAGGCAATGGAGTTGTTAGACAAGATGAGTTTCAGTGGTTGTAAACCTAATAAAGGAACATATCAAGAGGTCTTGTATGGATTGCTTAAGGAGAAGAGGTTCCTCGAGGCGAAAGACTTTGTGCAGCGGATGAGATCCAAGGCGTTGATCCCGAGCTTTGCATCGTACAAGGAGTTGATTGAAGGGCTCAGTGAAGAGAAGTTGATAGGAGATGTAGAGTGGGTGTTGAAGAGTAtggtgttggttgggtttgtTCCGAAAATGGGTATGTGGAGAAATGTACTTCACAAGGTGTTCAGTAGACATGATACTAGTACTGTAGTATCTCTCAGTAAAATCGTAAAAGAGTAG
- the LOC141656285 gene encoding C2 domain-containing protein At1g53590-like isoform X2 has translation MVITKISLIHHVGIVLLLLWLLNSYNCCHSFFYFLSLFYLYQVNETYTVRLRKKLQYDERKAANQRRVLSDSETVRWLNYAVEKMWPICVEPIVSQRIFLAIIPWFLEKYKPWTVRKAVVQHLYLGRTPPLFTDIRVLRESTDDDHLVLELGLNFLTADDMSAILAAKLTKRLGFGMVTKMHLTGLHVEGKVLIGVKFLRCWPFISRLRVCFAEPPYFQMTVKPLFNHGLDVTELPGIAGWLDKLLAIAFEETLVEPNMLVVDLEKFVSPQPENWFSVDVKEPLAYANVEVIEAAEMKPSDLNGLADPYVKGHLGQYRFKTQIQRKTLTPKWQEEFKVPICSWEAQNVLAIEVFDKDHLFDDDLGKCSVNINDLRDGKRHDMWLSLEDVKLGRLHLAVTVISPDGKQGREHNGEEMKIKGDQPNLTEKVPVTSASDGKSRKLADTYEAIDVEGQTETGIWVHHPGSEVSQSWEPRKGKTRHLDTKIMSTDSPKLSSRSSRHDSSSSEGEDKEGHDSKSKSFKKGFLKIFHKQPRDDHKESSDDSIPSPLANVKEAHVKKVGVNLVVDDALSDRLKPGEGSSNEGSGSENTGKSGMRDKAKTMLKNASLSARHLRQAFSRKGSSKFLGSSKQRGSLESDSSDDESLTSSFNDQSVEGIPITSTFMSNTNDDTKPKEQHAQNVTNAAEV, from the exons GTTTTATCTGATTCTGAGACAGTGAGATGGCTGAATTATGCAGTTGAGAAAATGTGGCCAATTTGTGTTGAGCCTATTGTTTCTCAGAGAATATTTCTTGCAATTATACCTTGGTTCTTGGAGAAGTACAAGCCATGGACTGTT AGAAAAGCTGTGGTTCAACACTTGTATTTGGGAAGGACACCACCATTGTTTACTGACATCCGGGTCCTTCGTGAGTCTACTGATGATGACCATTTG GTATTGGAGCTCGGATTGAATTTCTTGACAGCAGATGATATGAGTGCAATACTTGCTGCTAAATTGACGAAGAGACTGGGATTTGGAATGGTGACCAAAATGCACTTGACTGGCTTGCATGTTGAAGGAAAG GTGCTAATTGGAGTGAAGTTTCTACGCTGTTGGCCATTTATCAGCCGATTGCGTGTATGCTTCGCTGAACCTCCATACTTTCAGATGACTGTCAAACCCTTATTTAATCATGGTCTTGATGTGACAGAGCTTCCTGGTATTGCTGGCTGGCTG GATAAGCTTTTAGCAATTGCATTTGAGGAGACGCTTGTTGAG CCCAATATGCTCGTCGTTGACCTGGAGAAGTTTGTATCGCCACAACCAG AAAATTGGTTCTCGGTGGATGTGAAGGAGCCTCTTGCTTATGCAAATGTGGAAGTTATCGAAGCAGCTGAAATGAAACCATCAGATCTTAATG GTTTGGCTGATCCGTATGTGAAAGGACATCTTGGTCAATACAGATTTAAGACTCAAATACAGAGAAAGACATTGACTCCCAAGTGGCAAGAGGAGTTCAAGGTTCCAATATGTTCCTGGGAAGCGCAGAATGTTCTTGCTATTGAAGTCTTCGACAAAGACCATTTGTTCGATGATGATCTTGG TAAGTGTTCAGTGAACATCAATGATCTTAGAGATGGCAAGAGGCATGACATGTGGTTATCGCTTGAGGACGTGAAATTGGGAAGATTGCACCTTGCTGTAACTGTTATCAGCCCTGATGGAAAG CAGGGTAGGGAGCATAATGGCGAAGAAATGAAAATCAAGGGAGACCAACCAAATTTAACAGAAAAGGTACCTGTGACAAGTGCATCAGATGGGAAAAGCCGAAAGCTTGCTGATACATATGAAGCGATTGACGTGGAGGGGCAAACAGAAACAGGGATTTGGGTGCATCATCCAGGAAGTGAAGTTTCTCAATCATGGGAACCTCGGAAAGGAAAAACTCGACATCTTGACACAAAGATCATGTCAACAGACTCACCAAAATTATCTTCCCGATCATCTCGTCACGATAGTAGCAGTAGTGAGGGCGAAGATAAGGAAGGACACGATTCAAAATCGAAATCTTTCAAAAAGGGTTTTTTAAAGATATTCCACAAGCAACCTAGAGATGATCACAAGGAAAGCTCGGATGACTCGATTCCATCCCCACTCGCTAATGTCAAAGAAGCTCATGTTAAGAAAGTTGGGGTTAATCTTGTGGTGGACGACGCGCTATCAGACCGTCTTAAACCTGGGGAAGGTTCGAGTAACGAGGGGAGTGGGTCCGAGAACACAGGAAAGTCTGGTATGAGAGACAAGGCTAAGACCATGTTGAAGAATGCTAGTCTGTCTGCTCGGCACTTAAGGCAGGCTTTCTCCAGGAAAGGTTCGAGTAAATTCTTAGGTAGTTCGAAACAGAGAGGTTCGTTGGAATCAGATTCTTCTGATGACGAGTCTTTAACCTCCTCCTTCAATGATCAGTCAGTGGAAGGAATCCCAATTACCTCAACTTTTATGTCAAATACAAATGATGACACTAAACCTAAGGAACAGCATGCTCAAAATGTTACAAATGCAGCTGAGGTTTGA
- the LOC141656285 gene encoding C2 domain-containing protein At1g53590-like isoform X4, whose translation MWPICVEPIVSQRIFLAIIPWFLEKYKPWTVRKAVVQHLYLGRTPPLFTDIRVLRESTDDDHLVLELGLNFLTADDMSAILAAKLTKRLGFGMVTKMHLTGLHVEGKVLIGVKFLRCWPFISRLRVCFAEPPYFQMTVKPLFNHGLDVTELPGIAGWLDKLLAIAFEETLVEPNMLVVDLEKFVSPQPENWFSVDVKEPLAYANVEVIEAAEMKPSDLNGLADPYVKGHLGQYRFKTQIQRKTLTPKWQEEFKVPICSWEAQNVLAIEVFDKDHLFDDDLGKCSVNINDLRDGKRHDMWLSLEDVKLGRLHLAVTVISPDGKQGREHNGEEMKIKGDQPNLTEKVPVTSASDGKSRKLADTYEAIDVEGQTETGIWVHHPGSEVSQSWEPRKGKTRHLDTKIMSTDSPKLSSRSSRHDSSSSEGEDKEGHDSKSKSFKKGFLKIFHKQPRDDHKESSDDSIPSPLANVKEAHVKKVGVNLVVDDALSDRLKPGEGSSNEGSGSENTGKSGMRDKAKTMLKNASLSARHLRQAFSRKGSSKFLGSSKQRGSLESDSSDDESLTSSFNDQSVEGIPITSTFMSNTNDDTKPKEQHAQNVTNAAEV comes from the exons ATGTGGCCAATTTGTGTTGAGCCTATTGTTTCTCAGAGAATATTTCTTGCAATTATACCTTGGTTCTTGGAGAAGTACAAGCCATGGACTGTT AGAAAAGCTGTGGTTCAACACTTGTATTTGGGAAGGACACCACCATTGTTTACTGACATCCGGGTCCTTCGTGAGTCTACTGATGATGACCATTTG GTATTGGAGCTCGGATTGAATTTCTTGACAGCAGATGATATGAGTGCAATACTTGCTGCTAAATTGACGAAGAGACTGGGATTTGGAATGGTGACCAAAATGCACTTGACTGGCTTGCATGTTGAAGGAAAG GTGCTAATTGGAGTGAAGTTTCTACGCTGTTGGCCATTTATCAGCCGATTGCGTGTATGCTTCGCTGAACCTCCATACTTTCAGATGACTGTCAAACCCTTATTTAATCATGGTCTTGATGTGACAGAGCTTCCTGGTATTGCTGGCTGGCTG GATAAGCTTTTAGCAATTGCATTTGAGGAGACGCTTGTTGAG CCCAATATGCTCGTCGTTGACCTGGAGAAGTTTGTATCGCCACAACCAG AAAATTGGTTCTCGGTGGATGTGAAGGAGCCTCTTGCTTATGCAAATGTGGAAGTTATCGAAGCAGCTGAAATGAAACCATCAGATCTTAATG GTTTGGCTGATCCGTATGTGAAAGGACATCTTGGTCAATACAGATTTAAGACTCAAATACAGAGAAAGACATTGACTCCCAAGTGGCAAGAGGAGTTCAAGGTTCCAATATGTTCCTGGGAAGCGCAGAATGTTCTTGCTATTGAAGTCTTCGACAAAGACCATTTGTTCGATGATGATCTTGG TAAGTGTTCAGTGAACATCAATGATCTTAGAGATGGCAAGAGGCATGACATGTGGTTATCGCTTGAGGACGTGAAATTGGGAAGATTGCACCTTGCTGTAACTGTTATCAGCCCTGATGGAAAG CAGGGTAGGGAGCATAATGGCGAAGAAATGAAAATCAAGGGAGACCAACCAAATTTAACAGAAAAGGTACCTGTGACAAGTGCATCAGATGGGAAAAGCCGAAAGCTTGCTGATACATATGAAGCGATTGACGTGGAGGGGCAAACAGAAACAGGGATTTGGGTGCATCATCCAGGAAGTGAAGTTTCTCAATCATGGGAACCTCGGAAAGGAAAAACTCGACATCTTGACACAAAGATCATGTCAACAGACTCACCAAAATTATCTTCCCGATCATCTCGTCACGATAGTAGCAGTAGTGAGGGCGAAGATAAGGAAGGACACGATTCAAAATCGAAATCTTTCAAAAAGGGTTTTTTAAAGATATTCCACAAGCAACCTAGAGATGATCACAAGGAAAGCTCGGATGACTCGATTCCATCCCCACTCGCTAATGTCAAAGAAGCTCATGTTAAGAAAGTTGGGGTTAATCTTGTGGTGGACGACGCGCTATCAGACCGTCTTAAACCTGGGGAAGGTTCGAGTAACGAGGGGAGTGGGTCCGAGAACACAGGAAAGTCTGGTATGAGAGACAAGGCTAAGACCATGTTGAAGAATGCTAGTCTGTCTGCTCGGCACTTAAGGCAGGCTTTCTCCAGGAAAGGTTCGAGTAAATTCTTAGGTAGTTCGAAACAGAGAGGTTCGTTGGAATCAGATTCTTCTGATGACGAGTCTTTAACCTCCTCCTTCAATGATCAGTCAGTGGAAGGAATCCCAATTACCTCAACTTTTATGTCAAATACAAATGATGACACTAAACCTAAGGAACAGCATGCTCAAAATGTTACAAATGCAGCTGAGGTTTGA
- the LOC141656285 gene encoding C2 domain-containing protein At1g53590-like isoform X5, whose product MWPICVEPIVSQRIFLAIIPWFLEKYKPWTVRKAVVQHLYLGRTPPLFTDIRVLRESTDDDHLVLELGLNFLTADDMSAILAAKLTKRLGFGMVTKMHLTGLHVEGKVLIGVKFLRCWPFISRLRVCFAEPPYFQMTVKPLFNHGLDVTELPGIAGWLDKLLAIAFEETLVEPNMLVVDLEKFVSPQPENWFSVDVKEPLAYANVEVIEAAEMKPSDLNGLADPYVKGHLGQYRFKTQIQRKTLTPKWQEEFKVPICSWEAQNVLAIEVFDKDHLFDDDLGKCSVNINDLRDGKRHDMWLSLEDVKLGRLHLAVTVISPDGKGREHNGEEMKIKGDQPNLTEKVPVTSASDGKSRKLADTYEAIDVEGQTETGIWVHHPGSEVSQSWEPRKGKTRHLDTKIMSTDSPKLSSRSSRHDSSSSEGEDKEGHDSKSKSFKKGFLKIFHKQPRDDHKESSDDSIPSPLANVKEAHVKKVGVNLVVDDALSDRLKPGEGSSNEGSGSENTGKSGMRDKAKTMLKNASLSARHLRQAFSRKGSSKFLGSSKQRGSLESDSSDDESLTSSFNDQSVEGIPITSTFMSNTNDDTKPKEQHAQNVTNAAEV is encoded by the exons ATGTGGCCAATTTGTGTTGAGCCTATTGTTTCTCAGAGAATATTTCTTGCAATTATACCTTGGTTCTTGGAGAAGTACAAGCCATGGACTGTT AGAAAAGCTGTGGTTCAACACTTGTATTTGGGAAGGACACCACCATTGTTTACTGACATCCGGGTCCTTCGTGAGTCTACTGATGATGACCATTTG GTATTGGAGCTCGGATTGAATTTCTTGACAGCAGATGATATGAGTGCAATACTTGCTGCTAAATTGACGAAGAGACTGGGATTTGGAATGGTGACCAAAATGCACTTGACTGGCTTGCATGTTGAAGGAAAG GTGCTAATTGGAGTGAAGTTTCTACGCTGTTGGCCATTTATCAGCCGATTGCGTGTATGCTTCGCTGAACCTCCATACTTTCAGATGACTGTCAAACCCTTATTTAATCATGGTCTTGATGTGACAGAGCTTCCTGGTATTGCTGGCTGGCTG GATAAGCTTTTAGCAATTGCATTTGAGGAGACGCTTGTTGAG CCCAATATGCTCGTCGTTGACCTGGAGAAGTTTGTATCGCCACAACCAG AAAATTGGTTCTCGGTGGATGTGAAGGAGCCTCTTGCTTATGCAAATGTGGAAGTTATCGAAGCAGCTGAAATGAAACCATCAGATCTTAATG GTTTGGCTGATCCGTATGTGAAAGGACATCTTGGTCAATACAGATTTAAGACTCAAATACAGAGAAAGACATTGACTCCCAAGTGGCAAGAGGAGTTCAAGGTTCCAATATGTTCCTGGGAAGCGCAGAATGTTCTTGCTATTGAAGTCTTCGACAAAGACCATTTGTTCGATGATGATCTTGG TAAGTGTTCAGTGAACATCAATGATCTTAGAGATGGCAAGAGGCATGACATGTGGTTATCGCTTGAGGACGTGAAATTGGGAAGATTGCACCTTGCTGTAACTGTTATCAGCCCTGATGGAAAG GGTAGGGAGCATAATGGCGAAGAAATGAAAATCAAGGGAGACCAACCAAATTTAACAGAAAAGGTACCTGTGACAAGTGCATCAGATGGGAAAAGCCGAAAGCTTGCTGATACATATGAAGCGATTGACGTGGAGGGGCAAACAGAAACAGGGATTTGGGTGCATCATCCAGGAAGTGAAGTTTCTCAATCATGGGAACCTCGGAAAGGAAAAACTCGACATCTTGACACAAAGATCATGTCAACAGACTCACCAAAATTATCTTCCCGATCATCTCGTCACGATAGTAGCAGTAGTGAGGGCGAAGATAAGGAAGGACACGATTCAAAATCGAAATCTTTCAAAAAGGGTTTTTTAAAGATATTCCACAAGCAACCTAGAGATGATCACAAGGAAAGCTCGGATGACTCGATTCCATCCCCACTCGCTAATGTCAAAGAAGCTCATGTTAAGAAAGTTGGGGTTAATCTTGTGGTGGACGACGCGCTATCAGACCGTCTTAAACCTGGGGAAGGTTCGAGTAACGAGGGGAGTGGGTCCGAGAACACAGGAAAGTCTGGTATGAGAGACAAGGCTAAGACCATGTTGAAGAATGCTAGTCTGTCTGCTCGGCACTTAAGGCAGGCTTTCTCCAGGAAAGGTTCGAGTAAATTCTTAGGTAGTTCGAAACAGAGAGGTTCGTTGGAATCAGATTCTTCTGATGACGAGTCTTTAACCTCCTCCTTCAATGATCAGTCAGTGGAAGGAATCCCAATTACCTCAACTTTTATGTCAAATACAAATGATGACACTAAACCTAAGGAACAGCATGCTCAAAATGTTACAAATGCAGCTGAGGTTTGA
- the LOC141656285 gene encoding C2 domain-containing protein At1g53590-like isoform X3 yields MVITEISLIHHVGIVMLLLWLLNSYNCCHSFFYFLSLFYLYQVNETYTVRLRKKLQYDERKAANQRRVLSDSETVRWLNYAVEKMWPICVEPIVSQRIFLAIIPWFLEKYKPWTVRKAVVQHLYLGRTPPLFTDIRVLRESTDDDHLVLELGLNFLTADDMSAILAAKLTKRLGFGMVTKMHLTGLHVEGKVLIGVKFLRCWPFISRLRVCFAEPPYFQMTVKPLFNHGLDVTELPGIAGWLDKLLAIAFEETLVEPNMLVVDLEKFVSPQPENWFSVDVKEPLAYANVEVIEAAEMKPSDLNGLADPYVKGHLGQYRFKTQIQRKTLTPKWQEEFKVPICSWEAQNVLAIEVFDKDHLFDDDLGKCSVNINDLRDGKRHDMWLSLEDVKLGRLHLAVTVISPDGKGREHNGEEMKIKGDQPNLTEKVPVTSASDGKSRKLADTYEAIDVEGQTETGIWVHHPGSEVSQSWEPRKGKTRHLDTKIMSTDSPKLSSRSSRHDSSSSEGEDKEGHDSKSKSFKKGFLKIFHKQPRDDHKESSDDSIPSPLANVKEAHVKKVGVNLVVDDALSDRLKPGEGSSNEGSGSENTGKSGMRDKAKTMLKNASLSARHLRQAFSRKGSSKFLGSSKQRGSLESDSSDDESLTSSFNDQSVEGIPITSTFMSNTNDDTKPKEQHAQNVTNAAEV; encoded by the exons GTTAATGAAACTTACACTGTGAGGTTAAGGAAAAAGTTGCAATATGATGAAAGAAAAGCAGCTAATCAAAGAAGG GTTTTATCTGATTCTGAGACAGTGAGATGGCTGAATTATGCAGTTGAGAAAATGTGGCCAATTTGTGTTGAGCCTATTGTTTCTCAGAGAATATTTCTTGCAATTATACCTTGGTTCTTGGAGAAGTACAAGCCATGGACTGTT AGAAAAGCTGTGGTTCAACACTTGTATTTGGGAAGGACACCACCATTGTTTACTGACATCCGGGTCCTTCGTGAGTCTACTGATGATGACCATTTG GTATTGGAGCTCGGATTGAATTTCTTGACAGCAGATGATATGAGTGCAATACTTGCTGCTAAATTGACGAAGAGACTGGGATTTGGAATGGTGACCAAAATGCACTTGACTGGCTTGCATGTTGAAGGAAAG GTGCTAATTGGAGTGAAGTTTCTACGCTGTTGGCCATTTATCAGCCGATTGCGTGTATGCTTCGCTGAACCTCCATACTTTCAGATGACTGTCAAACCCTTATTTAATCATGGTCTTGATGTGACAGAGCTTCCTGGTATTGCTGGCTGGCTG GATAAGCTTTTAGCAATTGCATTTGAGGAGACGCTTGTTGAG CCCAATATGCTCGTCGTTGACCTGGAGAAGTTTGTATCGCCACAACCAG AAAATTGGTTCTCGGTGGATGTGAAGGAGCCTCTTGCTTATGCAAATGTGGAAGTTATCGAAGCAGCTGAAATGAAACCATCAGATCTTAATG GTTTGGCTGATCCGTATGTGAAAGGACATCTTGGTCAATACAGATTTAAGACTCAAATACAGAGAAAGACATTGACTCCCAAGTGGCAAGAGGAGTTCAAGGTTCCAATATGTTCCTGGGAAGCGCAGAATGTTCTTGCTATTGAAGTCTTCGACAAAGACCATTTGTTCGATGATGATCTTGG TAAGTGTTCAGTGAACATCAATGATCTTAGAGATGGCAAGAGGCATGACATGTGGTTATCGCTTGAGGACGTGAAATTGGGAAGATTGCACCTTGCTGTAACTGTTATCAGCCCTGATGGAAAG GGTAGGGAGCATAATGGCGAAGAAATGAAAATCAAGGGAGACCAACCAAATTTAACAGAAAAGGTACCTGTGACAAGTGCATCAGATGGGAAAAGCCGAAAGCTTGCTGATACATATGAAGCGATTGACGTGGAGGGGCAAACAGAAACAGGGATTTGGGTGCATCATCCAGGAAGTGAAGTTTCTCAATCATGGGAACCTCGGAAAGGAAAAACTCGACATCTTGACACAAAGATCATGTCAACAGACTCACCAAAATTATCTTCCCGATCATCTCGTCACGATAGTAGCAGTAGTGAGGGCGAAGATAAGGAAGGACACGATTCAAAATCGAAATCTTTCAAAAAGGGTTTTTTAAAGATATTCCACAAGCAACCTAGAGATGATCACAAGGAAAGCTCGGATGACTCGATTCCATCCCCACTCGCTAATGTCAAAGAAGCTCATGTTAAGAAAGTTGGGGTTAATCTTGTGGTGGACGACGCGCTATCAGACCGTCTTAAACCTGGGGAAGGTTCGAGTAACGAGGGGAGTGGGTCCGAGAACACAGGAAAGTCTGGTATGAGAGACAAGGCTAAGACCATGTTGAAGAATGCTAGTCTGTCTGCTCGGCACTTAAGGCAGGCTTTCTCCAGGAAAGGTTCGAGTAAATTCTTAGGTAGTTCGAAACAGAGAGGTTCGTTGGAATCAGATTCTTCTGATGACGAGTCTTTAACCTCCTCCTTCAATGATCAGTCAGTGGAAGGAATCCCAATTACCTCAACTTTTATGTCAAATACAAATGATGACACTAAACCTAAGGAACAGCATGCTCAAAATGTTACAAATGCAGCTGAGGTTTGA
- the LOC141656285 gene encoding C2 domain-containing protein At1g53590-like isoform X1, producing the protein MVITEISLIHHVGIVMLLLWLLNSYNCCHSFFYFLSLFYLYQVNETYTVRLRKKLQYDERKAANQRRVLSDSETVRWLNYAVEKMWPICVEPIVSQRIFLAIIPWFLEKYKPWTVRKAVVQHLYLGRTPPLFTDIRVLRESTDDDHLVLELGLNFLTADDMSAILAAKLTKRLGFGMVTKMHLTGLHVEGKVLIGVKFLRCWPFISRLRVCFAEPPYFQMTVKPLFNHGLDVTELPGIAGWLDKLLAIAFEETLVEPNMLVVDLEKFVSPQPENWFSVDVKEPLAYANVEVIEAAEMKPSDLNGLADPYVKGHLGQYRFKTQIQRKTLTPKWQEEFKVPICSWEAQNVLAIEVFDKDHLFDDDLGKCSVNINDLRDGKRHDMWLSLEDVKLGRLHLAVTVISPDGKQGREHNGEEMKIKGDQPNLTEKVPVTSASDGKSRKLADTYEAIDVEGQTETGIWVHHPGSEVSQSWEPRKGKTRHLDTKIMSTDSPKLSSRSSRHDSSSSEGEDKEGHDSKSKSFKKGFLKIFHKQPRDDHKESSDDSIPSPLANVKEAHVKKVGVNLVVDDALSDRLKPGEGSSNEGSGSENTGKSGMRDKAKTMLKNASLSARHLRQAFSRKGSSKFLGSSKQRGSLESDSSDDESLTSSFNDQSVEGIPITSTFMSNTNDDTKPKEQHAQNVTNAAEV; encoded by the exons GTTAATGAAACTTACACTGTGAGGTTAAGGAAAAAGTTGCAATATGATGAAAGAAAAGCAGCTAATCAAAGAAGG GTTTTATCTGATTCTGAGACAGTGAGATGGCTGAATTATGCAGTTGAGAAAATGTGGCCAATTTGTGTTGAGCCTATTGTTTCTCAGAGAATATTTCTTGCAATTATACCTTGGTTCTTGGAGAAGTACAAGCCATGGACTGTT AGAAAAGCTGTGGTTCAACACTTGTATTTGGGAAGGACACCACCATTGTTTACTGACATCCGGGTCCTTCGTGAGTCTACTGATGATGACCATTTG GTATTGGAGCTCGGATTGAATTTCTTGACAGCAGATGATATGAGTGCAATACTTGCTGCTAAATTGACGAAGAGACTGGGATTTGGAATGGTGACCAAAATGCACTTGACTGGCTTGCATGTTGAAGGAAAG GTGCTAATTGGAGTGAAGTTTCTACGCTGTTGGCCATTTATCAGCCGATTGCGTGTATGCTTCGCTGAACCTCCATACTTTCAGATGACTGTCAAACCCTTATTTAATCATGGTCTTGATGTGACAGAGCTTCCTGGTATTGCTGGCTGGCTG GATAAGCTTTTAGCAATTGCATTTGAGGAGACGCTTGTTGAG CCCAATATGCTCGTCGTTGACCTGGAGAAGTTTGTATCGCCACAACCAG AAAATTGGTTCTCGGTGGATGTGAAGGAGCCTCTTGCTTATGCAAATGTGGAAGTTATCGAAGCAGCTGAAATGAAACCATCAGATCTTAATG GTTTGGCTGATCCGTATGTGAAAGGACATCTTGGTCAATACAGATTTAAGACTCAAATACAGAGAAAGACATTGACTCCCAAGTGGCAAGAGGAGTTCAAGGTTCCAATATGTTCCTGGGAAGCGCAGAATGTTCTTGCTATTGAAGTCTTCGACAAAGACCATTTGTTCGATGATGATCTTGG TAAGTGTTCAGTGAACATCAATGATCTTAGAGATGGCAAGAGGCATGACATGTGGTTATCGCTTGAGGACGTGAAATTGGGAAGATTGCACCTTGCTGTAACTGTTATCAGCCCTGATGGAAAG CAGGGTAGGGAGCATAATGGCGAAGAAATGAAAATCAAGGGAGACCAACCAAATTTAACAGAAAAGGTACCTGTGACAAGTGCATCAGATGGGAAAAGCCGAAAGCTTGCTGATACATATGAAGCGATTGACGTGGAGGGGCAAACAGAAACAGGGATTTGGGTGCATCATCCAGGAAGTGAAGTTTCTCAATCATGGGAACCTCGGAAAGGAAAAACTCGACATCTTGACACAAAGATCATGTCAACAGACTCACCAAAATTATCTTCCCGATCATCTCGTCACGATAGTAGCAGTAGTGAGGGCGAAGATAAGGAAGGACACGATTCAAAATCGAAATCTTTCAAAAAGGGTTTTTTAAAGATATTCCACAAGCAACCTAGAGATGATCACAAGGAAAGCTCGGATGACTCGATTCCATCCCCACTCGCTAATGTCAAAGAAGCTCATGTTAAGAAAGTTGGGGTTAATCTTGTGGTGGACGACGCGCTATCAGACCGTCTTAAACCTGGGGAAGGTTCGAGTAACGAGGGGAGTGGGTCCGAGAACACAGGAAAGTCTGGTATGAGAGACAAGGCTAAGACCATGTTGAAGAATGCTAGTCTGTCTGCTCGGCACTTAAGGCAGGCTTTCTCCAGGAAAGGTTCGAGTAAATTCTTAGGTAGTTCGAAACAGAGAGGTTCGTTGGAATCAGATTCTTCTGATGACGAGTCTTTAACCTCCTCCTTCAATGATCAGTCAGTGGAAGGAATCCCAATTACCTCAACTTTTATGTCAAATACAAATGATGACACTAAACCTAAGGAACAGCATGCTCAAAATGTTACAAATGCAGCTGAGGTTTGA